The Flavobacterium piscisymbiosum genome includes a region encoding these proteins:
- a CDS encoding PaaI family thioesterase, which produces MNYTKEQILARCNEFSKNTLMETLKIEYIDAGEDFLTAKMPVNPSVHQPMGLLHGGASVALAESVGSAASFFFIDPKEQEVRGIEISANHLKSIREGWVFGTARIIHKGRSIHLWEIKITDEAGNLISLCKLTNMVLERKKTE; this is translated from the coding sequence ATGAATTATACAAAAGAGCAGATTTTAGCGCGTTGCAACGAATTTTCTAAAAACACGCTAATGGAAACGCTAAAAATAGAATATATAGATGCCGGAGAGGATTTTTTGACGGCGAAAATGCCTGTAAATCCTTCCGTTCACCAACCAATGGGACTTTTGCACGGAGGAGCTTCTGTAGCTTTGGCAGAAAGTGTAGGAAGTGCAGCATCGTTTTTTTTCATTGATCCAAAAGAGCAGGAAGTACGCGGAATTGAAATTTCGGCCAATCACTTAAAAAGTATTCGCGAAGGCTGGGTTTTCGGGACGGCGAGAATTATCCATAAAGGAAGAAGTATTCATCTTTGGGAAATTAAAATTACCGATGAAGCGGGAAATCTGATTTCGCTTTGCAAACTGACGAATATGGTTTTAGAAAGAAAGAAAACAGAATAG
- a CDS encoding chorismate-binding protein — translation MNNFFSKIKKHYEKHLPFVMYSKPNSSNIFGLLQQNETLHKISNYKEKGFVFASFDEKQLILIPENESEIITTEQEELSFEVIEVEDSGFDATAKIQYEDLVAKGIEAIKNEEFKKVVLSRSEKVDLSEFDFVATFQHLIELYPTTFSYCFFHPKIGFWMGATPEQLLKANGNVFETTALAGTQKATAETEILWQQKEKDEQQYVTDFIVKRLREVAASVNVTEPYSLRAGSIWHIKTDISGVLNDNSTLEEVIDTLHPTPAVCGLPKKKAKAFIIENENYDRTFYTGFLGELNSSFANNEISSDLFVNLRSMQIQENKAILYMGCGITKESIPEKEWEESVNKSMTMKRVLRIE, via the coding sequence ATGAATAACTTTTTTTCTAAAATAAAAAAACATTACGAAAAGCATTTGCCTTTTGTAATGTATTCTAAGCCCAATTCCAGCAATATTTTTGGACTTTTACAACAAAATGAGACTCTGCATAAGATTTCTAATTATAAAGAAAAAGGTTTTGTTTTTGCTTCTTTTGATGAAAAACAACTGATTTTGATTCCGGAAAATGAATCTGAAATTATAACGACGGAACAAGAAGAACTTTCTTTTGAAGTTATTGAAGTTGAAGATTCAGGTTTTGATGCAACTGCTAAAATTCAGTATGAAGATTTAGTTGCAAAAGGAATTGAAGCGATTAAAAACGAAGAATTCAAGAAAGTGGTTTTGTCCAGAAGCGAAAAGGTTGATTTGTCCGAATTTGATTTTGTAGCCACTTTTCAGCATTTGATCGAATTGTATCCCACTACTTTTTCGTATTGCTTTTTTCATCCTAAAATTGGATTTTGGATGGGAGCAACGCCAGAGCAATTATTAAAAGCAAACGGAAATGTTTTTGAAACCACAGCTTTGGCAGGAACTCAAAAAGCAACTGCTGAAACGGAGATTCTTTGGCAACAAAAAGAAAAAGACGAACAACAATATGTAACCGATTTTATTGTAAAAAGATTGCGTGAGGTTGCCGCTTCGGTTAATGTTACGGAACCTTACAGTCTGAGAGCAGGATCGATCTGGCATATTAAAACAGATATTTCGGGAGTTTTAAATGATAATTCTACGCTTGAAGAAGTGATAGATACTTTGCATCCAACTCCTGCGGTTTGTGGTTTGCCAAAGAAAAAAGCAAAGGCTTTTATCATAGAAAACGAAAACTACGACAGGACTTTTTATACCGGTTTCCTGGGCGAATTAAACAGCAGTTTTGCGAATAATGAGATTAGTTCTGATTTATTTGTAAATTTACGTAGCATGCAAATTCAGGAAAATAAAGCCATTTTGTACATGGGCTGCGGTATTACAAAAGAAAGTATTCCTGAAAAAGAATGGGAGGAAAGCGTCAATAAATCAATGACGATGAAGAGAGTATTGAGAATAGAATAA